The proteins below are encoded in one region of Terriglobales bacterium:
- a CDS encoding tetratricopeptide repeat protein, with the protein MASLKQSALAGNVEAQGKLGEMYAIGQGVPRSLPEAAKWFRMAAEQGDSAAQAKLGLMYIAGFGVPADKSQGLAWYKKAAAQGNLDAMLGLGNLYEQGTAVPKSMLEASNWYKKAAEAGNVTAQLKLGDIYRSGVDNVPHDYAQAMKWYRKAAEQGSGEGDFYVGYMYQEGLGVTVNTEEAANWYTKAVQDKYPSARIALRNLGR; encoded by the coding sequence ATGGCTTCCTTGAAGCAAAGTGCTCTCGCCGGCAATGTCGAAGCCCAGGGCAAGCTGGGCGAGATGTACGCTATCGGTCAGGGTGTGCCTCGCAGCCTGCCCGAAGCGGCGAAATGGTTCCGCATGGCCGCGGAGCAGGGCGATTCCGCTGCGCAAGCGAAACTGGGGCTGATGTACATCGCCGGATTCGGTGTGCCAGCCGACAAGTCACAAGGATTGGCTTGGTACAAGAAAGCCGCGGCTCAGGGCAACTTGGATGCTATGTTGGGGCTGGGAAATCTATACGAGCAGGGCACGGCGGTTCCGAAGAGCATGCTGGAAGCTTCGAACTGGTACAAGAAGGCCGCGGAAGCCGGAAACGTCACTGCGCAACTTAAGCTGGGAGACATCTATCGCTCCGGTGTCGACAATGTTCCCCACGACTACGCACAGGCCATGAAGTGGTACCGCAAGGCGGCGGAACAAGGCAGTGGCGAAGGCGATTTCTATGTCGGTTATATGTATCAAGAAGGCCTCGGCGTCACTGTCAATACTGAAGAGGCTGCCAATTGGTATACCAAGGCAGTCCAGGACAAGTATCCATCGGCAAGGATTGCACTGCGAAACTTGGGAAGATAG